The Deltaproteobacteria bacterium genome contains a region encoding:
- a CDS encoding dihydroorotate dehydrogenase-like protein, with protein MDLSTTYLGLKLPHPLMPGASPLVDDLDMVKRLEDAGAAAIVMHSLFEEQIEQDQLGFLRFTEDPAESYAEALSYFPRPDEFALGPERYLRQIQRIKETVAVPVIASLNGHSASGWLEYARLIEQAGADALELNIYHVPTDPTETGDRVEQRVLDIVRTVKAEVGIPLAVKLAQFFSAIPHLAHALDRIGTNGLVLFNRFYHPDIDIEELEVVPRLHLSEPYELLVRLRWLAILAGRVRMSLAVTGGVHTAPDAIKAVMAGAHAVQMVSALLLHGPEHLRAVHDAMRAWMEEHEYTSLAQMRGSMSLEHCPNPSAVERGNYLRVLQSWRGRDER; from the coding sequence ATGGATCTCTCCACTACCTATCTCGGCCTAAAGCTGCCGCACCCGCTGATGCCGGGCGCATCGCCCTTAGTGGACGACCTCGACATGGTGAAGCGCTTGGAAGACGCCGGGGCGGCCGCGATCGTCATGCACTCGCTGTTCGAAGAGCAGATCGAGCAGGACCAACTCGGCTTCCTGCGTTTCACGGAAGATCCCGCCGAGTCGTACGCGGAGGCGCTGTCGTACTTCCCGCGCCCGGATGAGTTTGCGCTCGGTCCCGAACGCTACCTGCGTCAGATCCAGCGCATCAAAGAAACCGTGGCGGTGCCGGTGATTGCTTCGCTCAACGGCCACTCGGCCTCGGGCTGGCTCGAATACGCCCGCTTGATCGAGCAAGCGGGTGCCGACGCGCTCGAACTCAACATCTATCACGTGCCCACCGACCCGACGGAGACCGGCGACCGTGTCGAGCAGCGCGTGCTGGACATTGTGCGCACGGTGAAGGCGGAGGTCGGAATTCCGCTGGCGGTCAAACTCGCGCAATTCTTCTCCGCGATCCCGCACCTCGCCCACGCGCTCGATCGGATCGGCACCAACGGCTTGGTGCTGTTCAATCGCTTCTATCACCCCGATATCGACATCGAAGAGTTGGAAGTCGTGCCGCGACTCCATCTCTCCGAACCGTACGAGTTGCTCGTACGGCTGCGCTGGCTGGCGATTCTCGCCGGGCGCGTGCGCATGTCGCTCGCCGTGACCGGCGGCGTCCACACCGCACCCGACGCGATCAAAGCGGTGATGGCTGGCGCCCACGCGGTGCAGATGGTCTCCGCGCTGCTGCTCCATGGACCGGAGCATCTGCGCGCGGTGCACGATGCCATGCGCGCGTGGATGGAAGAGCACGAATACACGTCGCTGGCGCAAATGCGCGGCAGCATGAGCTTGGAGCACTGCCCCAATCCGAGCGCGGTCGAGCGCGGCAACTATCTGCGCGTGCTGCAGAGCTGGCGGGGAAGAGACGAGCGTTGA
- the nifJ gene encoding pyruvate:ferredoxin (flavodoxin) oxidoreductase, with the protein MSTSPMVTLDGNEATALVAHRLSEVIAIYPITPSSTMGELADEWSAHGRTNLWGTVPLITEMQSEGGAAGTVHGALQAGALTTTFTASQGLLLMIPNLYKIAGELTACCLHVSARTLATHALSIFGDHSDVMACRQTGFALLCSGSVQEAHDFACIAHAATLRARVPFLHFFDGFRTSHELTKITPLSDDDLRVMIDEDLVVAHRQRALTPDHPVLRGSAQNADTFFQAREAGNRFYDACPGIVQETMDRFAAVTGRQYHLFNYAGHPEPERVIVLMGSGAETVQETVDWLVARGERVGVLKVRLYRPFALAAFIHALPASVHTIAVLDRTKEPGALGEPLYLDVVAALHEARDAGLSSLTADPLVIGGRYGLASKEFTPAMVRAVFDELTRAQPKRHFTVGITDDVTHTSLSIDASFDIEPDDVVRAVFFGLGSDGTVGANKNSIKIIGEETDHFAQGYFVYDSKKAGAMTISHLRFGPRPIRSTYLITRASFVACHQFGFLDKYDVLDTAAPGAVFLLNAAFGANEVWDQLPREVQQQIIDKQLKFYVVDAYKVARDTGMGRRINTVMQTCFFAISGVLPRDEAIAHIKRTIQKTYEKKGEAIVRKNFAAVDHTLAHLCEVAVPDRVTATRGRPPIVAEAAPDFVQRVTAVMLANKGDLLPVSAFPVDGTWPTGTAQWEKRNIALDMPVWDPVICIQCNKCAMVCPHAAIRAKVYAPEPLEHAPASFKVTPYRGNEYKDRQYTIQVAPEDCTGCSLCVAVCPAKDKSNPKHKAIDMCPQAPLRDAERANYAFFLDLPEVDRTTVRVDVKQAQFCEPLFEYSGACSGCGETPYIKLLTQLVGDRLLIANATGCSSIYGGNLPTTPYTTNREGRGPAWSNSLFEDNAEFGFGFRLAIDQHHEHARRLLTGLASQVGDALTHGLLSADQSSEAGISAQRQRVAELRQRLAGVGDPAARRLESLANYLVSKSVWIVGGDGWAYDIGFGGLDHVLAQGRKVNVLVLDTEVYSNTGGQQSKATPLGAVAKFAAAGKAAAKKDLGMMAMSYGNVYVARIAFGAKDLQTVRAFQEAESYPGSSLIIAYSHCIAHGYDLAFGAEQQKLAVNSGAWPLYRYDPRRAAAGEPPLQLDSAAPRIPLADYTGNETRFRMVEQQDPARFRELLAAAQADVRRRFAMYERLAAISVTSDK; encoded by the coding sequence ATGTCCACAAGCCCAATGGTAACGCTCGACGGCAACGAAGCCACGGCCTTGGTGGCGCATCGCCTCAGCGAGGTCATCGCGATCTATCCGATCACGCCGTCGTCGACGATGGGCGAATTGGCCGACGAGTGGTCGGCTCACGGCCGCACCAACCTGTGGGGCACGGTGCCACTGATCACCGAGATGCAATCCGAAGGCGGCGCTGCCGGCACGGTCCACGGCGCGCTGCAGGCTGGCGCGCTAACGACGACGTTTACCGCGTCACAGGGCCTGCTGTTGATGATCCCCAACCTCTACAAGATCGCCGGCGAGCTGACCGCCTGCTGTCTGCACGTGTCAGCGCGCACGCTTGCCACCCACGCGCTGTCGATCTTCGGCGATCATTCCGACGTCATGGCCTGCCGCCAAACCGGCTTCGCGCTGCTGTGCTCCGGCTCGGTGCAAGAAGCGCACGACTTCGCCTGCATCGCCCACGCCGCCACACTGCGCGCCCGCGTGCCCTTCTTGCACTTCTTCGACGGCTTTCGCACCTCGCATGAGTTGACGAAGATCACGCCACTGAGCGACGACGACTTGCGGGTGATGATCGACGAGGATCTCGTTGTCGCCCACCGCCAGCGTGCACTGACACCCGATCATCCGGTACTGCGCGGCAGCGCGCAGAATGCCGACACGTTTTTCCAGGCGCGCGAGGCGGGCAACCGGTTCTACGACGCCTGCCCCGGCATCGTGCAGGAGACCATGGATCGTTTCGCGGCAGTCACCGGCCGCCAGTATCACCTGTTCAACTACGCCGGACACCCCGAGCCCGAGCGCGTGATCGTGTTGATGGGCTCGGGCGCCGAGACCGTGCAGGAAACCGTCGACTGGCTAGTCGCGCGCGGCGAACGCGTCGGCGTGCTGAAGGTGCGGCTGTATCGCCCGTTCGCGCTTGCCGCGTTCATTCACGCCCTGCCCGCCTCTGTGCACACGATCGCCGTGCTCGACCGCACCAAAGAGCCCGGTGCGCTTGGTGAGCCGCTCTATCTCGATGTCGTTGCGGCGCTGCATGAAGCGCGCGATGCCGGCCTCTCATCGCTCACAGCCGATCCGCTGGTCATCGGCGGGCGGTACGGGCTGGCCTCGAAGGAATTCACGCCGGCAATGGTGCGGGCGGTCTTCGACGAGCTGACGCGTGCGCAGCCCAAGCGTCACTTCACGGTTGGCATCACCGACGACGTGACGCACACTTCGTTGTCCATCGATGCCAGCTTCGACATCGAGCCGGACGACGTCGTTCGCGCGGTGTTCTTCGGCCTTGGCTCGGACGGCACCGTCGGCGCCAACAAGAACTCGATCAAGATCATCGGCGAAGAGACCGACCACTTTGCGCAGGGCTACTTCGTCTACGATTCGAAGAAAGCTGGCGCGATGACGATTTCGCATCTGCGCTTTGGCCCGCGGCCGATTCGTTCTACCTACCTGATCACCCGCGCCAGCTTCGTCGCCTGCCATCAGTTCGGCTTTCTGGACAAGTACGACGTGCTCGATACGGCCGCACCCGGCGCGGTGTTTCTGCTCAACGCCGCCTTCGGGGCGAACGAGGTCTGGGACCAGTTGCCGCGCGAGGTGCAGCAGCAGATCATCGACAAGCAGCTCAAGTTCTACGTCGTCGACGCCTACAAAGTCGCGCGCGACACCGGCATGGGCCGCCGCATCAATACGGTGATGCAGACGTGTTTCTTCGCCATCTCCGGCGTGCTGCCACGCGACGAGGCTATCGCCCACATCAAACGGACCATACAAAAGACCTACGAGAAAAAGGGCGAAGCGATCGTGCGCAAGAACTTCGCCGCCGTCGACCACACGCTCGCGCACCTCTGCGAAGTAGCCGTCCCCGACCGCGTCACCGCAACCCGGGGCCGGCCGCCCATCGTGGCGGAGGCCGCGCCGGATTTCGTGCAGCGCGTCACGGCGGTGATGCTGGCGAACAAAGGCGATCTGCTGCCGGTCAGTGCGTTTCCCGTCGACGGCACGTGGCCCACCGGCACGGCGCAATGGGAGAAGCGCAACATCGCGCTCGACATGCCCGTGTGGGATCCGGTCATCTGCATTCAGTGCAACAAGTGCGCGATGGTGTGCCCGCACGCGGCGATCCGCGCTAAAGTCTACGCGCCGGAGCCGCTGGAACACGCGCCGGCGAGCTTCAAGGTCACGCCCTACCGCGGCAACGAGTACAAAGACCGGCAGTACACCATCCAAGTTGCGCCGGAAGATTGCACCGGGTGCAGCCTGTGCGTGGCCGTGTGTCCGGCGAAGGACAAATCGAACCCGAAGCACAAGGCGATCGACATGTGCCCGCAGGCACCGCTGCGTGACGCCGAGCGGGCGAACTACGCGTTCTTCCTCGACCTCCCCGAGGTCGATCGCACGACCGTCCGCGTCGACGTGAAGCAGGCCCAGTTTTGCGAACCGCTCTTCGAGTACTCCGGCGCTTGCTCCGGCTGCGGCGAGACACCGTACATCAAACTGCTCACCCAACTCGTCGGCGATCGGCTGCTGATCGCCAACGCCACTGGCTGCAGCTCGATCTATGGCGGCAATCTGCCGACCACGCCCTACACCACCAACCGCGAAGGCCGGGGCCCTGCGTGGTCCAACTCGCTGTTCGAGGACAACGCCGAGTTCGGCTTTGGGTTTCGCCTCGCCATTGATCAGCACCACGAGCACGCGCGCCGACTGCTCACAGGGCTCGCGTCACAAGTTGGCGATGCGCTCACCCACGGCCTCTTGAGCGCCGATCAGAGCAGCGAGGCCGGCATCAGCGCGCAGCGGCAGCGGGTCGCGGAGTTGCGGCAGCGCCTCGCCGGCGTCGGCGATCCCGCCGCGCGACGGCTGGAATCGCTGGCCAACTACTTGGTCAGCAAGAGCGTGTGGATCGTCGGCGGCGACGGCTGGGCGTACGATATCGGCTTCGGTGGTCTCGATCACGTGCTGGCGCAGGGACGCAAGGTCAACGTGCTCGTTCTCGACACCGAGGTGTACTCGAACACCGGCGGGCAGCAATCCAAAGCGACGCCCTTGGGCGCGGTCGCCAAGTTCGCCGCCGCCGGCAAGGCCGCCGCGAAGAAAGACCTCGGGATGATGGCGATGTCCTACGGCAATGTGTACGTCGCGCGCATCGCCTTCGGCGCCAAGGATTTGCAGACCGTGCGCGCGTTCCAAGAGGCGGAATCGTACCCGGGCTCGTCGCTCATCATTGCCTACAGCCACTGCATCGCGCACGGGTACGACCTGGCGTTCGGCGCCGAGCAGCAGAAGCTCGCCGTCAACAGCGGGGCGTGGCCGCTCTATCGCTACGATCCGCGCCGCGCGGCCGCCGGCGAGCCTCCATTGCAGCTCGACTCGGCGGCGCCGCGCATCCCGTTAGCCGATTACACCGGCAACGAGACGCGGTTCCGCATGGTCGAGCAACAAGATCCGGCCCGCTTCCGCGAGTTGCTCGCCGCAGCGCAGGCGGACGTGCGGCGGCGGTTCGCGATGTACGAGCGGCTCGCGGCGATTTCGGTGACGAGTGACAAGTGA
- a CDS encoding RHS repeat-associated core domain-containing protein, translated as MSNSPRPRDGREFYVFSSRGKHLRTVDALLNVRLYEFGYDAAGRLSTVTDRDNNSTTIERDADGDVIAIVSPHGQRSTVTLDANGYLQTLTNPNNETTTFAYSAKGLLERVTDARTNQTTFGYDAQGRLIQKADPAGGSDGLARAELTNGYQVTHTTGEGVATGYKVEFLSTGDRRMTTLLPDGTAQTTLNKIDGTTQVTQPDGITQASADAGDPRFGMQSPITKSETITTPGGLTANLTSGRTVTLANAADPSSLTNQTDTVVVNGRTITRSYNVATRTITDTTPQGRVSRTVLDGEGRPIQVQTGNLTATQLSYDTQGRINGMARGTRTNTLAYDTAGNLASLTDPLSRTVTFAYDAAGRVTTQTLPDTRAISFSYDANSNVSSITPPARPAHQFDYTTTNLQSAYLPPPLTPNPLTPNTLYEYDRDQRLTRITRPDGQQVNLDYHPLTHQLAKLRLPSGQLTYVYDVGTGNLQQAIAPDGGTVSYGYDGTLPESETWSGGIAGSVERSYDTSFRVATQSVNGSNSVLFSYDNDDLLTNAGAMTFGRDATNGLITGSTLGSVSDTLGYNTFGEATSYSATFISAPLYAVTYTRDDLGRIASKTETIDGVTTTFAYGYDQAGRLTDVTTNATPTAHYDYDGNSNRIGGFTSQGTITGAQYDNQDRLLAFNLGLGALSYSYSPNGELQSKTDTTGTTTYQYDVLGNLKQVVPSDGRVIEYVIDGTNRRIGKKVNGTLVQGFLYDGQLRVVAELDGSGNVVNRFVYGTKVNVPEYMVHGGVTYRIVTDQLGSPRLIVNTATGVVAQRVDYDEFGNVLVDTAAGFQPFGFAGGLYDSDTKLVRFGARDYDAQTGRWTAKDLIGFRGRGLNLYGYVLNDAVNAIDPGGRVADSLAVTLGNISLENVLVGTALTGTAITILNQAKDHNDDLIETVGVPEEPFPQVGPPEEPGEFLRACLGIALQKFQAKHNPFRLALDIATCFGLAGSH; from the coding sequence GTGTCTAATAGCCCTCGGCCGCGTGACGGGCGCGAGTTCTACGTCTTCAGCAGCCGCGGCAAGCATCTACGGACCGTCGATGCATTGTTGAATGTACGGCTCTACGAATTCGGCTATGATGCGGCGGGACGGTTGAGCACGGTGACCGATCGCGACAACAATTCTACAACAATCGAGCGGGACGCCGATGGCGATGTCATCGCGATCGTCAGTCCGCACGGCCAACGATCAACCGTCACGCTCGACGCCAACGGCTACTTGCAGACCCTGACCAATCCGAACAACGAGACGACGACGTTTGCGTACTCGGCGAAGGGTCTACTCGAACGCGTCACCGACGCGCGCACCAACCAGACGACGTTCGGCTACGACGCGCAGGGTCGGCTGATCCAGAAAGCCGATCCGGCGGGCGGCAGCGACGGACTCGCGCGCGCCGAATTGACCAACGGCTATCAAGTCACGCACACCACCGGCGAAGGCGTGGCGACGGGATACAAGGTGGAGTTCCTCAGCACCGGCGATCGGCGGATGACGACACTGCTGCCCGACGGCACGGCGCAGACGACGCTGAACAAGATCGACGGCACGACACAGGTGACGCAACCCGACGGCATCACGCAAGCCAGCGCCGACGCCGGTGACCCGAGATTCGGCATGCAGTCGCCGATCACCAAGAGCGAGACCATCACCACGCCGGGCGGTCTCACCGCCAACCTCACCAGCGGGCGCACGGTGACGCTGGCCAACGCAGCGGACCCCTCGAGTCTGACGAATCAGACCGACACCGTCGTCGTGAACGGCCGCACCATCACGCGCAGCTACAACGTGGCGACGCGCACGATCACCGACACCACGCCACAAGGCCGCGTCAGCCGCACGGTGCTCGACGGCGAAGGGCGACCGATCCAAGTGCAGACGGGCAACCTCACCGCAACCCAACTCAGCTACGATACGCAGGGCCGCATCAACGGCATGGCGCGTGGGACGCGCACCAACACACTCGCGTACGACACGGCGGGCAATCTCGCGTCGCTCACCGATCCGCTGTCACGCACGGTGACGTTTGCGTATGATGCGGCGGGGAGAGTGACGACGCAGACGCTGCCCGACACGCGCGCGATCAGCTTCAGCTATGACGCGAACAGCAACGTGAGTTCCATCACACCGCCGGCCCGCCCGGCACATCAATTCGACTACACCACCACGAACCTCCAGTCCGCGTATCTCCCTCCGCCCCTAACCCCCAACCCCCTAACCCCTAACACCCTGTATGAGTACGATCGCGATCAGCGCCTCACGCGCATTACGCGACCCGACGGGCAGCAGGTGAACCTCGACTACCACCCGCTGACGCACCAACTCGCCAAGCTGCGGCTGCCGAGCGGACAGCTCACCTACGTCTACGACGTGGGCACCGGCAACTTGCAACAAGCCATCGCGCCCGACGGCGGCACGGTGAGCTACGGCTACGACGGCACGCTGCCCGAGAGTGAAACCTGGAGCGGCGGCATCGCCGGCAGCGTCGAGCGCAGCTACGACACCAGTTTTCGCGTCGCGACGCAGAGCGTGAACGGGAGCAACAGCGTCCTCTTCAGCTACGACAACGACGACCTGCTCACCAACGCCGGCGCCATGACGTTCGGTCGCGATGCGACCAACGGCCTCATCACAGGCAGCACGCTCGGCAGCGTGAGCGACACGCTCGGCTACAACACCTTCGGCGAAGCGACGAGCTATAGCGCGACCTTCATCAGCGCACCGCTGTACGCCGTCACCTACACCCGCGACGACTTGGGTCGCATCGCGTCGAAGACGGAAACGATCGACGGCGTGACGACGACGTTCGCCTACGGCTACGATCAAGCCGGCCGCCTCACCGATGTCACGACGAACGCCACGCCGACCGCGCACTACGACTACGACGGCAACTCGAATCGCATCGGCGGTTTCACTTCCCAAGGCACGATCACCGGTGCGCAATACGACAATCAGGACCGCCTGCTGGCTTTCAACTTGGGACTTGGAGCTTTGAGCTACTCGTATTCCCCCAACGGCGAACTGCAGTCGAAGACCGACACCACCGGCACCACAACCTACCAATACGACGTCCTCGGCAACCTCAAGCAGGTCGTGCCGTCCGACGGTCGCGTGATCGAGTACGTGATCGACGGCACCAACCGCCGCATCGGCAAGAAGGTCAACGGCACGCTCGTGCAAGGCTTCCTCTACGACGGCCAGTTGCGCGTAGTCGCGGAGCTCGACGGCAGCGGCAATGTCGTGAACCGCTTCGTATATGGGACGAAAGTCAATGTGCCGGAATACATGGTGCATGGCGGCGTCACCTACCGAATCGTCACCGACCAGCTCGGCTCACCACGGCTCATCGTCAACACGGCTACGGGCGTCGTCGCTCAGCGCGTCGACTACGACGAGTTCGGCAACGTGTTGGTTGACACGGCCGCTGGGTTCCAGCCCTTCGGCTTCGCTGGTGGTCTATACGACAGCGACACGAAGCTCGTGCGCTTCGGTGCGCGTGACTACGACGCCCAAACCGGGCGATGGACGGCGAAAGACCTGATTGGGTTCCGGGGACGGGGGCTGAATCTATATGGCTATGTCTTGAACGATGCGGTCAACGCCATCGATCCAGGCGGGAGGGTCGCCGATTCACTCGCTGTGACGCTCGGCAACATTTCTCTCGAGAACGTGCTCGTTGGCACCGCCCTGACCGGCACGGCAATCACTATTCTGAACCAGGCCAAGGACCACAACGATGATCTCATCGAGACTGTCGGCGTGCCGGAGGAACCATTTCCCCAGGTGGGGCCTCCAGAGGAGCCGGGAGAGTTCTTGAGGGCCTGCTTAGGGATCGCCCTTCAGAAGTTCCAAGCAAAGCACAACCCCTTCCGGCTCGCACTGGACATTGCCACGTGCTTCGGCCTTGCCGGGTCTCACTAG
- a CDS encoding c-type cytochrome, producing MMLSDRSIAVTVGLLLLACGFGAARAAEAGESAKKIDGAQLYRRQCAPCHGVSGKGDGPDATIFAAPPRDLREGFLQKYTSEELVRRVLDGRALDLALDPPALRAQAAAVEDLVAYLKRLPSIDWRAIEPGWELYVDRCEMCHGPAGQAGAMLPPGVKPPRDLADPAYQRSLTNDALTIAVRHGRKHMPALVPRLSQADAQSITKFVRLLSPGFALYERYCANCHGEEGRGVPAVGDAIRVPSVLFDRSYFAHRDSEQLRTAVWHMLAEQKPVMPHFRYGLTEAEATAIVEYLKTSEK from the coding sequence ATGATGCTGAGCGATCGATCCATTGCTGTTACTGTCGGACTGCTGCTGCTCGCGTGCGGCTTCGGTGCGGCGCGCGCTGCTGAAGCCGGTGAGTCGGCCAAGAAAATCGATGGTGCCCAACTCTATCGACGGCAATGCGCACCGTGCCACGGCGTGAGCGGCAAAGGCGACGGGCCGGACGCGACCATTTTCGCCGCCCCGCCGCGTGATCTGCGCGAGGGGTTTCTGCAAAAGTACACGAGCGAGGAACTCGTCCGTCGCGTGCTCGATGGCCGGGCGCTGGACCTCGCGCTTGATCCACCCGCGCTGCGGGCGCAGGCGGCGGCGGTGGAGGATCTCGTCGCCTATCTCAAGCGCTTGCCGTCGATCGACTGGCGCGCGATCGAACCGGGATGGGAGTTGTATGTCGACCGCTGCGAGATGTGTCACGGTCCGGCCGGCCAGGCGGGCGCGATGTTGCCGCCAGGGGTGAAACCGCCGCGCGATCTCGCTGATCCGGCGTATCAGCGGTCGCTCACCAATGACGCGCTCACGATCGCAGTGCGGCACGGACGCAAGCACATGCCGGCGCTCGTCCCGCGCCTGTCGCAAGCCGACGCCCAGTCGATCACGAAGTTCGTCCGGCTCCTGTCACCCGGCTTCGCGCTCTACGAGCGGTACTGCGCCAACTGTCACGGTGAAGAGGGCCGCGGTGTGCCCGCCGTCGGCGATGCGATCCGAGTGCCGAGCGTGCTCTTCGATCGCAGCTATTTCGCGCACCGCGACTCCGAGCAATTGCGCACCGCGGTCTGGCACATGCTGGCCGAGCAGAAGCCGGTGATGCCACACTTCCGCTATGGCCTCACTGAGGCCGAGGCGACGGCGATCGTGGAGTATCTGAAGACCAGCGAGAAGTGA
- a CDS encoding NAD(P)/FAD-dependent oxidoreductase: MKIAIIGAGAAGLSAAYDLAGAGHAVTVYEAAPNVGGLASGFKEPHWDWTIERFYHHWFQTDKAVLGLIDEIGAKDRVRFVDTVTAVYDRGQFFAFDSMAAQLKFPGLSLFDKLRAGPAGLYLRLTKNWKALEKTTAHEWLSRWTGKGAYHKLAEPMLVGKFGEEYYRDVNMAWFWARVHSRTKFLGTFVGGFQAFFDALADAVRARGVAIELSAAVRSIAPRVGGGLTVQAPSGPIDYDLCLATTSPRLMERLTPALPDAYLGQLRGLKSMGAVVLILTLDRQLNESGIYWHNLPKGEGFPFLALCEHTNFMSPEHFGGDRIVYCGDYLVPEHEYFRLSHEEILERFLPALSRFNPNFDRSWVKKTWLFRETYAQPVPPLNHSRNIPDIRTPIPGLYFASMSQVYPWDRGTNYAVEIGRRTAKMMMGDQ, translated from the coding sequence ATGAAGATTGCGATCATTGGAGCGGGAGCGGCCGGCCTGTCGGCGGCCTACGATCTGGCTGGCGCGGGACACGCGGTGACGGTGTACGAAGCCGCGCCCAACGTTGGCGGGTTGGCGTCGGGGTTCAAGGAGCCGCACTGGGACTGGACGATCGAGCGCTTTTACCATCACTGGTTTCAGACCGACAAAGCCGTCCTCGGATTGATCGATGAAATCGGCGCCAAGGATCGCGTGCGCTTCGTCGATACCGTCACCGCGGTGTACGATCGGGGTCAGTTCTTCGCGTTCGATTCGATGGCGGCGCAACTCAAGTTTCCCGGGCTGTCGCTGTTCGACAAACTGCGCGCCGGCCCCGCCGGGCTCTACTTGCGACTGACGAAAAATTGGAAGGCCCTGGAGAAGACAACCGCGCACGAGTGGCTGAGCCGATGGACGGGCAAGGGGGCGTACCACAAGCTGGCCGAGCCGATGTTGGTCGGCAAATTCGGCGAAGAATACTACCGCGACGTCAACATGGCGTGGTTCTGGGCGCGGGTGCACTCGCGCACGAAATTCCTCGGGACATTTGTCGGCGGCTTTCAGGCGTTCTTCGATGCGCTCGCTGATGCCGTGCGCGCGCGCGGTGTGGCCATCGAGTTGAGCGCCGCGGTGCGCTCGATCGCGCCGCGCGTCGGTGGTGGGTTGACGGTGCAAGCGCCCAGCGGCCCGATCGACTACGACCTGTGCCTGGCCACCACGTCGCCGCGATTGATGGAGCGGCTGACGCCGGCGTTGCCGGACGCGTACCTCGGGCAGCTCCGCGGACTGAAGTCGATGGGCGCGGTGGTGTTGATCCTCACGCTTGATCGGCAACTCAACGAGTCGGGCATCTATTGGCACAACTTGCCCAAGGGTGAGGGCTTTCCGTTCCTGGCGCTGTGCGAGCACACCAACTTCATGTCGCCGGAGCATTTCGGCGGTGATCGCATCGTCTACTGCGGCGACTATCTGGTGCCGGAGCACGAGTACTTCCGGCTGTCGCATGAGGAAATTTTGGAACGTTTTCTGCCGGCGCTGTCGCGCTTCAATCCCAACTTCGACCGTTCGTGGGTCAAGAAGACCTGGCTGTTCCGCGAGACCTACGCCCAGCCGGTGCCGCCGTTGAATCACTCGCGCAACATTCCGGATATTCGTACGCCGATTCCAGGGCTGTACTTCGCCTCGATGTCGCAGGTGTATCCGTGGGATCGGGGAACTAACTACGCTGTGGAGATCGGACGCCGCACGGCGAAGATGATGATGGGCGACCAGTAG